Part of the Rhineura floridana isolate rRhiFlo1 chromosome 8, rRhiFlo1.hap2, whole genome shotgun sequence genome is shown below.
GTCTTTGTCTTTTTGAAGGATTTCTGTGCATTGTTAAATTCTAACAAGTAATTTCATCATTATACAATAATCTAAATGGCTATTAATGAAGTCAGGTCACTATCTATTCACTTCCACATATTGAAAGACAACAGACTCAAATACATAACTCAATTAGAgttgttcacattaaaatgtggatATTTAAAGGATTTAAGGAGGGGAAACTGCTCCAATAAGATTGCTAAAATGGAGAAGGACTTTGGATGCAGGGTAATCCCAAAAACTGTAGATACAACATAGAGTATTAGAACATTCAACAAGAGAATTGCTCACTCTTAATCTCGACTGGAAAGAACAGCCTTACATATTAAAGTATGAAAGACAGCATGTTAGCACATAGTTAATGAATTATATGTAACAAAAGACCTATCTTTGTTTCCAAAAGCACCAAACATATTAATAGTATTTTCATACACAGAGGCATGCAGTACAAATATATAAACTGAATCCCAAGGCCAAATTTGGTAAGATATTGGAGATCTGTGATCAGGTCTTCTGTCtctttaaggctgcagtcttatacccacttacatatgagtaattcccattgaatttgatgggacttacttttaATAGTCATATATTGGACAGTGCTGtaatctttttcattttcttttaataaCCATGGGAGTGAGTTAAGCCTCATTCTGGGAGGTGTGCTAGGactaggagaaagagagagaaaactatCCCTTTCCATTTTGCACCATTTTTCAAATGCAAGCCCAATGTATGTTTTGCCAATGGAAGCAAAATCTGAGAGGCACTGCCTCCTCTGGGGAGGAGTGCCATGGGGAAAAGGGCTAAATTGCCTCTGCCCAGTAAACTGTTTTTGATTAAATTTCCCTGCCTTGCTGGCTTCTTCCTAAAGTAACTTCAAAAGGTGGTAGATTGAATCACAGATCTCCAATGTCTCATCTAATTTGGCCCTCAGGTTTGGTCAGAAGCAGCACCCTAAAAGGATTTTTTTCCTTGTGAGACAGGTCTACCTTGTAACAGAGTAAAATGATATGCTCATTTTGCAATCCCGCCAGAGAGGAACATGTATAGTCAAACCATTTATAGCCCGTAGTACCATCATGTCATTGTATGTACTCTGGTGTCCATATGGAAAAATCTGTGTAGAGGAAATGTAGAATATACCTTTGGTGAATCCATTTTTGCAGTAAAAGCAAAATCCTAATAGCTTTCTATATTAGGCATTAAATCTGAGTGAATATTCAGAAATTCTGCAACAGGCTTTGCATTAAAAACAGGATCAGTGGAATTTTGAAACTGCATATATTAACACCCGAAGAACTTCAAAAGGAGACTGCAAGAGAACTAGCTTAAAAtgaatataacaaataaattgCAGAATCTGTGGTTCTTCTTGTGCTCTATAATACTTATCTGTGGCCAAAATGTGGGAACTCAATATATCTAAATCTAAAGTGGGTGCTGCATCCAGAGCATTAGCAttttaaatacaatattatacTGTATATTTTGTCAGAAGCAAAATATTGTCTCTGGCAGTGTAATTTTTACAGATATgtaatttttatatctctgcaaaaagatgttcatgtattatgattttatattgtttttgttttaatttgtgtgCAACTTTTGATGCTGTCTGGAGTCACAGCACATAGCTTAtcattttacaaataaatataaaatacagaacCAAAAGTGTTCTGGGAATTCCAGATTAAATGAAACAGTTTATATCAGTTTTGCTATTTAATGTAAAGTTGCAAATCTACATAAGTAGAAATGTTGTAGCATAGAACTCACATCATTAGTTTCTAAGtcttattgcaatgcactcttcaTTATCTTAACCGTAAGTGAAATTATACACATCACTAATACTACCACAATTATCTAAATAGCATGGAAGACACACAAAAGTGGAAGCTCAGATAAATGGACAACTTGATTTTTATACATAGGCTAATGGGCATGGAATTAATAAATCATTATTGAAATTGTATTGCTCTGATAgtcaaatttgcataaaatatgttTTGGTCATTATGCTTCATatttcagacttagtaaaatctCACTTTCAATCCTAAAAAGTGAGCTTTGAACAATCAACACTACAAGAAGACATACATGCCAAGAACTGCTGAGTTGTTTCTTTCTCaaatttcccctcctccccactgagAAACAAGGGACATTTTTGTAAATAATCAAAGCTGGACCTCAGATTGTAGTCTACACTTTGAGGTGAGATGGCCCTTTGCTTTACTCTGCTGTAGAGCGTTATTGTTGAAGTCCTTTACCATACAATTCTATTCATGTTCacttagaagtaaaccccactatgTTCTGTggcgcttactcccaggtaagcattcATAGGAATTCAGCCTAAAACACCCTTTCACGATCATTCCAAGTGGTCCCAGAGCAGGCTTTTCTCACTCAATGTATGTTTCATGTGTGATGAGCTGTGATGAATTCATTTTAAGGAGGGTGATCACAGAATTAGGGAATGGGTGTTATTTTAGACTAATTAATCCAGTAGACATATGACATTTGAGGCTTTCCATCACTGCAGTAAAGGCAGAGAGTCTGAGTAACAAATAAATACTTCAGAAGGGAAAGCAGAGAGACCTCTTCACTTACCTTTGCCTGTCCAAGTGCTCCTGGTTCCCAAATCAAGGGGAAACCACCCATCATTTCTCTACCTTGTTTattctcctttccccttccaCTCCTCTTTCCAAGTATCTGCCACCATCCTCCTCTATCTCAAAATTGAAACTCATTCTCTTTTTGCCTGTATATATTTAAAAGCTTAACAAATATTTCCCTTGATTTCAAGAGCCCTGTTACCACCTCCACCGAAATAGCCCTACTCTAGAAACTATAAAGGGTGGTGACCGTATACAGCAAGCTTCTTGGTGCAgtgaaaagagaggtagagaggaTCCAAGAGAAAGGCAGAAGGAGCAGCATTAAGACTGTcaacttcctctctctctctcacacacagtgcTTTTAATGACTGCATGAAGTTCAACAGGTAAAGCAGTAGGCTTCTTTACTTGTTGAATTCCTGTAGTTACAGATACAGGAACCCTTCTGCAAAAGGGCGGCAACCCTGGTTAGTGAGGAGGGTGGAGGGAGCAGGGAGGTCCccaaatccattctcagcagctGGTGGTCGCAACATCAGAGTAGCACCTTGCCTGTCAGCTATCAGGCATCAAGTATTGCCTGGCCATAAACACATCCAGCGAGGTTTAGGGAGATATGTGCATACGAATCAACCCACCAGGCCTTTGGTTCGTACAAACataaagtggttttttttaatataaaaaagcgTGGTGGCGTCGAACGGAACTAGTGAGTGCAATGTGGCCTCACAGAGTGAGGTTaatgaggagggaagcctcggaCGCCTGGGCTGGGAGCCAAAGTGAGGGGCTTTGACAGAGTCGGAttgtgggtgggggcagggagagaaagggggCGAGGCTACGGCTAATTTCAGAGAAGGGCGAAGGAAAAGATAGAGACTGGAGAGCCGGAAAGCAGAAGCGGGAGGGGCGCCACGAGAGAGGGATCCTCCTGAGTAGAATTCAGGGAAGAGCGTGGGAAGGCGGGAAAAGAGAAGGAAGCGAAAGAGGCGAAGCGGGCAGAACGGGCTTGGGGCTGGTTTCGGCGCAGATAAACGGGAAACGTCCTGAAGAAAGAAGGGTCAACTTCCCTCTGGCTGCTTCCGAGGTAGACGAGAAGGAATCACATAAGAAAGAGAGCAGGAAAGGAGCGCTCCTTTGACGCCGTGAGGGGGCTTCCGCAAGAGAGGAGCGCTCCAGACCgtgaaggaaaggggaaagcGTCGCTATGCACTTCGGGGACAGTCCTGGGGGGTCCGCCTGGGCAGCGCCGTCGTCCGCCTGGAACCGGAGCCGAGGGCGGCCCGGAGAGACGGAGGAATCCGGCGGGAGCCCAGAGCCGCCCTGGTCCGGCAGCAGCGCCAACGAGAGCAGCAATCGCTACGGGCGGGACGAGGAGCTGGCTAAGCTGGAGATCGCGGTGCTGGCCTTGACGTTCGCCTTGGCGGTGCTGGGCAACTCGTTTGTGCTGCTGGCGCTGCACCGGACGCCGCGCAAGAAGGCGTCCCGCATGCACCTCTTCATCCGGCACCTGAGCCTGGCGGACCTGGCGGTGGCTTTCTTCCAAATCCTGCCGCAGCTCTGCTGGGAGGTGACGCACCGCTTCCACGGTCCCGACGGGCTATGCCGCGTGGTGAAACACCTGCAAGTCTTCGGCATGTTCGCCTCGGCGTACATGCTGGTGGTGATGACGGCCGACCGCTACATCGCCGTCTGCCACCCGCTCAAGACGCTCCAGCAGCCCACCAAGCGCTCGCGCTGCATGATCGTGACCGCCTGGGCGCTCAGCTTCCTGCTCAGCCTGCCGCAGTATTTCATCTTCTCGCTGAGCGAAGTGGAGAGCGGCTCGCAGGTCTACGACTGCTGGGCGCACTTCGTCATGCCCTGGGGGGCCCGCGCCTACATTACTTGGATCACCGGCAGCATCTTCGTGGCCCCAGTCCTCATTCTGACCATCTGCTACGGCTTCATCTGCTACCACATCTGGAGCAACGTCAGGGACAAGACCCGACGGCGGAAGAGGCGGGAGGGAGTTCCTCCTCGAGGGGGCGCCCTACGCAAGGGGCTGCTCCTCACGCCCTGTGTCAGTAGCATTAAGAATGTCTCCCGCGCCAAGATCCGCACGGTCAAAATGACCTTCGTAATCGTCTCGGCTTATGTCGTTTGCTGGGCGCCTTTCTTTACCGTCCAGATGCGGTCCGTCTGGGACGACCACTCTTCCTGGTTTGGTAGGTACCATGTCCTCCTGCCCTGGGTCTCTTTCCCTACCCGGCCCCGTGGTCTTTCTCCTCTAGTATGAAGTCCAGAATGATTCTGGGTTTCCAAACAAAAACGAGTAGCGCAGGATGCAATGAAACTGGCAGCTGCTGACTCGGGTTACTTGTTGCCTTCCTTAAACAATCAGAGTTGAGTTTCATGAAGTCTGCGTTTTTGCAGGAAGCCCTGAaccctgttcttcaaccttacATCCCGAGCCTAAGGCCATATATTTCAATTATTTGGAAGCAATGTGCAGCCCGATCCTGTATATTTATCAGTGGAGATTATTCCAGAGTAAATGTGCTATTTATTTCAGTTAGATGAAACCTAAAGATGGTATGCCCAGTTATGATCTCTGAATGTTTACTTCTAAGGTGATATTTAGAAGGGTAACTAAATACTTAAGCACAGTAACTTGCAACTTCCACATTAGGGCTTACTTAGGAGTAAATGGATTTGGGCTCCAGGTATCAAACATTTTACAATGAAAACTCACTACTGGACTGCAGTGGACAATGGCTTTTATATTCTGCTAAAGATGAACTTGCATTAATTGAGCATTAGGTTATTCTATCAATAAGACTAGAGGTATCTGTAAAAATTAAATTCCTTTACCAAGTCAAGTATTCTGCACAGCAGCAAACTTTTCACTTAACTTTACAAGATACTCAAAATGTGTCTGGAAAGCTATGGAACATAAATATCAAAAGTATAGCACAATACATTCATAATGTATGAATTTGAGGTCTATACATGTGCAATTATACCTCTAGAAGCTACCTGGAAGGTTCTCATATGCCGCATGAAAAATATGGGGCAGAGGGAGGAACATTCCCTGTGAAGGAGATGCTTAGGAAGTGACTTTCTTTCTCCTAGTAAATGCTTTTGAGAGTTTCTGGGGGCAAAAACTCCTCCGGAAATGTGTGCAGATAGATTCTTTTGAAGTTTCAGAAGGGGGCTGACTGGCTTTTTCTTACAATAACAGGCAAGGAAGATTTGGAATAACATTTGTTCCCAGGTCAGATTCCTCTAGTTTGGACGTTGAATAGAAGTGGAATTCTGTCAGTTGTAGCTTTTACTGTCAGAGCAACATTGTAACTTGTTAACTGAAAAAGATAACAAGGACCAAATAGAAAAGGGGCTGAATTACACTGATCTGAACTAATCAGCTGTTTTTGTCTATAGGCTTCTTGTAAAACTAAAATAGCCACAAACTAATAATTTGTGACACTAATTTCACAATAAAGAAGAGCTCAAATTCTGATGATGCTGAAGGCTTAACTTGTTTAAGCTTATATCAACTGGATTAAGAAATATATTGTATAAACAAGATTTCaagatgcattttttttaaaaaacaccacagaGCCTCTATTCCAGCAAGTAACTGTTCATGCTGGGGTTCTATAACAAATGTGTAAGTAAAACATTGCCACCTGTGGGACTGAACCGGTGTTGAGAATTAACTGGGAACATCTTGCAGGTGCAGAAGGCTGGGTTGCCCCTGCAACATCAGCAGTAGCCATCACCCACATCAGATGTAGTTTACCAGCACCTCAGGTTTCCATGAGAGAAAGGCATGGTTTGGTCCATCTAAGGCTGGCCCATTTACCCTGTAAGCATTTTGTGCAGTATGGAGCCAACTATATTAGTGCAACCATACACACCCAATTTTTCTTTGCTAGAAAATCTCCAGAGAGACCACAATATATCCTTGCTATTGGTACTACCTCCAACACTTGGCAATACTAAAATTTCATTGCtacaaataataaacatattacaCAAATCTTCCAGTTTGAAGTAATTCTGTTTTATAGAATTATTACATTGCTTTATTATAAGTGTGTCTAAtatttttagaatcatagaatagtagaacttgggcctataaggccatcgagtccaaccccctgctcaatgcaggcatccaacttaaagcatatgttTTATTGCTATACAGTGCCtagtcaccctagtcagaggcagtatgtttctgaaaaccagttgctggaagcctcaggagggaagagtgttcttgcactcaggtcctgcttgacctggtaggccactgtgggaacaggatgctggactagatgggccactggcctgatccagcagtctcttcttatgttattatgtcAGCTTTAGCTAGTTAATCCTGGATTTGAAATGCCTTGATGGTGAGCCACCTTGTACATTTTTAACTGAAGAGCAGAGTATGATATTTTTTCTATTGGAAAATTTTTTTCAATTAGAAAAATATCCTTTTAACAAAGAGGCTTGTGAAAGGTAAGGGTAAGGACATTTTTTATGAATACCTGTTCTTGTTCTCCTCTGATATTATTTaactctccttccggcgccaggtcaaaaccttcctattctctgaagcattttaagttacattgatctaattttaataatgtttattgtattgttgattgtattttaatattattttgttattcattgtatttttatactattttatgttcaccgcccagagagctatcgctagtcgggcggtatataaatttaataaataataataataaataataataataataactacctAAATGTAATGCAAAACATAAATTTATACACAAAACACAAATAGGCATCATACATGGCAAATTATCTTTGTAAGCATAATTAGAACAATAAACTAGGACAGTAATCCTATGCAAAGTAAATAGATAAACAAGGTGAATAGTCAAGGAATATAAAGGACATCTTGTATTAATCTGCTGTGGTGGCCAGCATCTTCAGAACTGGTCTTTATTTAGTCATTTTTTCCATTAATGAAGTGGTCGAGTACTCACTCAGCTAGTTTATGAATGAAGTGCAGATTTCCATTTCCTTTCAAGGTGCAGTGCATTAGCTTCATGTAATTACATACAAAACCCAGCTACTCTGTTATTTTCAAATattagacatttttttaaaaatcacaaatgaaTGGTTAATGGCACAGTTATGTTGCAGATCTTTGCTAAGCAggtctcttctttttcttgacaGAGTCTGAGGACATTTCAATTACAGTCACTGCCCTTTTGGCCTGCTTGAACAGTTGTTGCAATCCGTGGATCTACATGTTCTTTAGTGGGCACCTCCTTCAAGACTTCATACAGACCTTCCTGTGCTGCCGAAAAATAGAACAAAAGCTGAATAAAGAAGATTCTGAGAGCATTAGCAGGAGACAGACTTCTTTCACCAATAACAGGAGTCCAACAAATAGTCTGGACACATGGAGAGAATCTCCAAATTTATCACAATCTATTAAGTTCATCCCTATTTCATCCTGaaccatatatttaaaaactgGTATGTCCTTGAGTGCCAGAACAGCACTTTAGCACTTTAACCATTAGCCATCATATGGTCCATGAACGAACACGATGACAgtaacatttttaaatatatatatatatatatatatatatatatatatatatatgatggaTTTGCATTGATGTAAATAAAGGTTGTATAAAAGGCATAGGAATATATATTCAgtgaaaaagaagcaaaaagtAATACATGTAATATTTTTCTAAAAAGATACTAATTTTAAATGTTTGTGTGCTCTCAGCATCAATTATATATGAATCAAATGCAGTATAACATTAAATGTCATGGCTGTTTCAACACAATAGAAATATTTGTCCAGATCCTCAGTTGGAATGCAGTCCAGTGCACAGTGTATATTTAGTTCTCACAGTAACGAGTGAGGCTGACATATATGTAACTGAGCACAGGATGGTTCAGTGTATTACATATAGCTTCATGGTCAGTGGTATTGAATGATAACATTTGTAAAACAATGCAAGTGAAGTTCTCAACtggaaatttgcaaataaaattaATAGTTCTTAGTTGAGAAACATCCTGGACACTGGACCAAAGTGGTCCTACAAAATTACTGAATTCTGACTAAGAGTAAAATGTTTATGGCTGCCTTTTTGCCCAAATCCTGTTAGCTTGCCAAATATTAAGTGATATTATATGATGTACTTGGAACTTCTAGCCAGCACAGGCTTCCCCATTCACTGAAGTGTCAGGGAAAGAGCTATTTAGTGATGAGAAATAGAAAAGCAGTAATCAATTCTGGAGCGTATAGGGAAAATGTTGCATGTATTATATCTGTTGTGTGAATCAGACCTCATGCAAGAAGCCTATAAACTGTTGTAATTATCTTTATATTTGAGTAGGATTCAGTCCCTGCTTTTAATGGGCTTTGGTCTCTGAGCTTTGGTAATGTTCTCAAATAACTGAAAGTGTCAATGGAGTCAAGCTGAAAGGATCCCAAATGACTCTTGCTGTCCCTCAGGCCTCTAAACCTTAGCCCATGGCAGATGAGTCTTGTGTGTCTGCCACAACTCTGCTGATGCTGACTGGCTTCCTGTCCCTCTGATCAAACTATGTGCAGGTTGTCAATTCAGAAGGTGTGATACAAGACAGGAAGGTGTGTATttcttttcatttaattttttatcTGTGGTAACACCATACGTTGCTTCTCTGAATTGCTTCCTGTTGGTCTGAGAATATAAAATCTCAGCAATGACTTTATAAAAATTTCAAAACATAGTCCTTACAGATGCTTGCTATGTGGCATAGGGTTGCAATTAATTTACAGAAGTAAAAGGTAAGATGAAGTTACAGACAACTATGCAGGATTAAAAGTCTAGCTCTGATATTCAGTGTATTTTCTCACATTCCGAGCAACTGAGGGATGTAGTCCAGCTGCGTCATTTTGCTAGTTCTGCATGTGAACACTCAAATGAAATGGGCATTTTAGTGTTTTTCAATTTCCCTGTCTTTCTTACTTGGAGAAACTCAGATTATAGTTCTAGTAGAGACTCTCCTACCATGACTATAAATATATATGCAACTATCAGCAACCCTTTTTCACTCTTCCAACTTGATTGACCTATCAAACCTTGTTTGGCCTTAATGTACAGTCTATGACAGTTCTGGGATATCCGTGTTATGGCCATCTCTGCTTGGCTAGATGCAGAAGAGGACAGGGTTTGTGCACCTGTAATTGTTGTGCAGAAGAAGGTATTTCAGCAAATGCAAGTTACCTgctgaaatcagagcttggaaaattacttttaaaaagtaataagttacagttacatggcccccacaaagtagtaattaccgttacaattacaattgctctgaaagtaaccgattactttacttttactcaaaagtaattgctacaattacattttagttactttaaaaaatgcctacacggtgctggccttggctgcgcacatctaagtagcctaaaacaacattaaaaataagcacacacagagagagggtagtagaattttttttaatccataagattaacagaatggcataacagaatctcacatcccctcaccccacccccagcaatgatgataccccaacacacatagttttgtatatatatattgcctccagctcttttctcctttcactcctgtcaatttttaaacaattgttttctccaccctgtctcgctcttcacctcctccctcgtcacctcctaatcacccatagagcatgaagcaagaacaatgctgcacagaagcccaaattgaagcacatgatttttattcacaaatcagaggagcagaagacttcccctgctcccccccaagtaatgcgcaaaagtaatgctggaaacattacaattactcctcaaaagtaatgaagttactagtcattctattaccagcaaaatgtaatgaagttacccactagttactcaaaaaagtaataaattacaagtaattcattacttgtaactagttacttccaagcgctGGCTGAAATGAATGTTGAAATATAAaaggtacaggaagccagacttttttttttttttttgcatctagCCATCCTGTGTACCCAAGAAAAAAGCTGCTCAGCCTTAGACACACGCACACATCTCACTGTTGTTCAGTCAGCCCATATTCAGTGAAACTATTTTGCTGTCTACTGTATTTGAATATCAATATTCTAATATTTTTTCTTGCAGAGATTTAAGTTTATTTCATATGAATGTGTGATGTGAAGAAAATAATACAATAAGAAGGTCCTTTTCACAGtgtactggtgtgtgtgtgtccatgtatAAGTGAAATAACATCCTGGACAAACTTTAATTTTTTAGTGACATTTTTGAAATGCTAGTATTCTCAAAATCTTCTCAACTGTTAGCTATATGAAACATTAAAGGTGTGTTATACAAATTGTGTAAGCCATTAAAAGACCTCATCAATAAGGTTTTAATTGAAATCAATTAGTTAATTGGATAGTAACAATTTCAATGTATGTACTTTGGCTCAAGAGGATTGTTGCATGTGTTTGGCTACAACATATTTTGCCATCAAGCTACTTTTAGTAATATGGTACTAAATACTGGGCTTTGCAGCCTCCGAAATAAAAGTTATTATATTTC
Proteins encoded:
- the AVPR1A gene encoding vasopressin V1a receptor, which produces MHFGDSPGGSAWAAPSSAWNRSRGRPGETEESGGSPEPPWSGSSANESSNRYGRDEELAKLEIAVLALTFALAVLGNSFVLLALHRTPRKKASRMHLFIRHLSLADLAVAFFQILPQLCWEVTHRFHGPDGLCRVVKHLQVFGMFASAYMLVVMTADRYIAVCHPLKTLQQPTKRSRCMIVTAWALSFLLSLPQYFIFSLSEVESGSQVYDCWAHFVMPWGARAYITWITGSIFVAPVLILTICYGFICYHIWSNVRDKTRRRKRREGVPPRGGALRKGLLLTPCVSSIKNVSRAKIRTVKMTFVIVSAYVVCWAPFFTVQMRSVWDDHSSWFESEDISITVTALLACLNSCCNPWIYMFFSGHLLQDFIQTFLCCRKIEQKLNKEDSESISRRQTSFTNNRSPTNSLDTWRESPNLSQSIKFIPISS